GCTGCCTTGGCGCGCTCTGCAACGAGCTGACCAATCTGCTTGGACTTTGCGGTCTTGTCGGCATCGCTATTGCGAAGATCTGCTTCCATGGTCGACGCGCTGGCCAGGGTGATACCCTGCGAGTCGTCCACAATCTGTACGAAGATGTGGCGAGCCGAGCGGTTGACAACCAGGCGTGGACGAGCGGTGGTGCCAACGATGTGCTTGCGCACACGCTGGTGACGACGACCGCGCTGAGCGGACTTGCTCTTGCCCTTGATTCCGATAGCCATAATTACTTACCAGCCTTTCCGACCTTGCGGCGGATGATCTCGCCAGCGTAACGGATACCCTTGCCCTTGTAAGGCTCGGTCTTACGCAGCTTGCGGATGTTGGCGGCAACTTCACCGACGTGCTGCTTATCAATACCAGCAACGGTGATCTTGTTGTTGCCCTCGACCGAGTAGGTGATGCCTTCTACAGCTTCAACCTTCACTGGGTGCGAGTAACCCAGAGCAAGCTCCAGGTCAGCGCCCTTGGCCTGTACGCGGTAACCGGTACCGTGGATTTCGAGCTTCTTCTCGTAACCCTCGGTGACACCGATGATCATGTTGTTGATCAGGGTGCGGGTCAGACCGTGCAGCGAACGAGCCTCGCGGGAATCGTTCGGACGGGAGACGGTAACATCGTTCTCGTTCTTAGCAACGGTGATCGGAGCCGAAACGGTCAGCGAAAGCTCACCCTTTGGGCCCTTTACGGCGACCTGCTGGCCGTCGATGTTCAGTTCAACGTTGGCAGGAACGGTGATCGGAAGACGTCCAATACGTGACATTGTCTGTTTCTTCCTTCCTGTTACCAGACGTAGGCGAGGACTTCCCCACCCACGCCCTTCTTTGCAGCCTGACGGTCAGTAAGCAGACCGGAGGAGGTGGACAGGATCGCGATGCCAAGACCACCGAGCACGTGAGGCAGGTTGGTGGACTTTGCGTAAACGCGAAGACCTGGCTTGGAGATACGACGTACGCCAGCGATCGAACGCTCGCGAGTTGGGCCGTACTTCAAAGTGATAGTCAGAGTCTTGCCGACTTCAGCTGCAACTTCCTCGAAGGAGGCAATGTAGCCCTGTTCCTTCAGGATGTTAGCGATGCGTACCTTGAGCTTGCTCGATGGCATCGACACGGTGTCGTGGTATGCCGAGTTAGCGTTACGCAGACGAGTCAGCATATCTGCGACTGGATCTGTCATAGACATGTGGGCTTCAGCCCTTCCTCGTTACGGTTTCCTTAGCGGACCTGTAACGTAGTGAGATTAGTTGTTGGTCTTGAATGGGAAGCCCAGAGCCTTAAGCAAGGCACGGCCTTCGTCATCAGTCTTGGCGGTGGTCACCACAGTGATGTCCATACCGCGCACGCGATCGATCTTGTCCTGATCGATTTCATGGAACATCGACTGTTCGGTCAGACCGAAGGTGTAGTTACCATTGCCATCGAACTGGCGGTCGCTCAGGCCGCGGAAGTCGCGGATACGAGGCAGTGCCAGGGTGATCAGGCGATCAACGAATTCCCACATGCGGTCGTTACGCAGGGTGGTGTGCGTACCGATTGGCATGCCTTCGCGCAGCTTGAACTGTGCGATGGACTTGCGAGCACGGGTGATCACTGGCTTCTGACCGGTAATAGCGGTCAGGTCCTTGACGGCACCCTCAATGAGCTTCGAGTCCTTGGCAGCTTCGCCGACACCCATGTTCACTACAACCTTGGTCAGGGATGGTACCTGCATTGGGTTTGCGTAGTTGAACTGCTCCTGCAATGCAGGGCGGATCTCTGCGTTGTACTTTGCCTTCAGACGTGGCTGGATCTTGGTGGCTGCTTCAGTCATTACAGATCCTTTCCGGAAGCCTTGGCGAAACGAACGCGTACAGTCTTGGACACGCCGTTCTTTTCTACGGTTTCCTCGCGGAAGCCGACGCGGGTTGGCTTCTTGGTTTCTGGGTCAACCACTGCAACGTTAGAAACGTGCACTGGAGCCTCAACAACCTCGATGCCGCCGGTGGTGGAACCGTTCTCGTTCTGACCAGCCTTGGTGTGCTTGGTGACGCGGTTTACGCCTTCAACCAGCACGCGGTTGGACTCGGTGATGACCTTCAGGACCTTGCCCTGCAAGCCACGATCCTTGCCTGAGATGACCTGAACCAGGTCACCCTTCTTGATCTTTGCGCCCATGGTTACAGCACCTCCGGAGCCAGGGAAACGATCTTCATGAACTTCTTGTCACGAAGCTCACGACCCACTGGGCCGAAAATACGGGTACCGCGTGGTTCACCTTCGTTCTTCAAGATCACAGCTGCGTTCTCGTCGAACTTGATGTAGGAACCGTCTGCACGACGGATTTCCTTCTTAGTGCGAACGACGACTGCCTTTACGACGTCGCCCTTCTTCACGTTGCCGCCAGGAATTGCATCCTTGACGGTAGCGACAATGGTGTCGCCAATGCTTGCGTAGCGACGCTTCGAGCCACCAAGAACACGAATGGTAAGGATTTCCTTAGCACCGGTGTTATCGGCAACCTTGAGTCGCGACTCCTGCTGAATCACTTCTTACTCCTGTCGTCTCGCTGGTTCTCTAACGAGCCTTGCGGAACGGATATGGTCTCCACGATACGTATCGCTTACCCCCACCGACGCGGGCGCACCGAATGCTGATCCCAAATGGCGGCAGGGCCGAGGCGTAAAATATCGAGGCTGTACTTGTGCGTCTAAACTGATTTAGACCGCACTGCATCGCGCCGAAGGTGGATAGTCCCCGAACACGATGCGCACAGATTCTTAAGTCTAGCGCAGAGTGGCGCAAAACCGAAATGGTGTGGTATGCGCAAATAAGGCGTTGTTCGTCACATGTACATCCGTGAACTTCCGCGGAAAATCAATGCTTAGCAATATTGTCGAGTTCCCTTACCGACCAACTGCCAGTTACGTCTCGAGCCAATTTCACTCCCGTCCCAGTCTGCAGGACAGATTCTGAGAAAATATTTCATAGTCGCAGAAATCAGTAACTGAACCGACTCATTCTCCGGCTACAAGACCCAGCGTTGCTTTAATTGCTAAGTGTTCAGATCCCTGGATATGCAACGTTTCTTGTGCCAATGGCTCAAAGCCACGGGACAGAACGTGATCAATACCGACGAGTGCAGGTACATTCCGGTCTGCCGGCCAGGTTGATTGAGGAAACAGCGAAGGCTCTTCGTCCATGACAGACGTGAGTTTCCTAAATTGCGGGTGCGTCCTCGTCGAATTGTAATCCCCCGCCAAAATCACCGGTTTACCTGTTTGCTGATCCAAAAACTGCTTTAAGGCATCCAATCCGGTGCCCCAGCGTGTAGCGCTACCCAAAGGCGGATAGACGTGAACTCCGACAACAGTTAAATCCCCCAACGGCGAAGCAATGTCAACCACAGGCATCCCGTACCAATCGGTGGCCTGCGGACCAAGCGCCGCATCGCGTTCTTTGAGCGGATAGCGCGAAAAAACCACGGTATCGCGCTCTCCACCGGTTGTTACTTGAGAGCTGCGGTATTTCAACGAGACAAGTGCACCTTGGGCACGTAACCGGTCATGTAAGGACTCGCTAGTTTCAACAAGAACCAGCACATCAGGATTTGTCGCCTTGATGTTCGTCGCCAGTTCTTTCGAATCAGCACCAGCTTTAAGTGCGTTGAATGAAAAGACAGTGATCCTGGCACCGGTGTCTGATGCCGATGCCTGTTGTTTGCTAGGCATAGCCAGATTCGGCACGACACCTGCAATCAGCAGCACAGCCACGATCACTGCGGCGATCCAGCGCCGTCTGATGAGTGCAAATATAACTACGAAGGCTACAGCGATTAATGCCCAAGGTTGAAAAGCTTGAAGACGTGGGGTCCACCCAGAAGCTAGCCAGGGAATATAAGGTAGCGC
The nucleotide sequence above comes from Glutamicibacter sp. B1. Encoded proteins:
- the rplR gene encoding 50S ribosomal protein L18, with amino-acid sequence MAIGIKGKSKSAQRGRRHQRVRKHIVGTTARPRLVVNRSARHIFVQIVDDSQGITLASASTMEADLRNSDADKTAKSKQIGQLVAERAKAAGIEAVVFDRGGNKYHGRVAAVADGAREGGLAL
- the rplF gene encoding 50S ribosomal protein L6 encodes the protein MSRIGRLPITVPANVELNIDGQQVAVKGPKGELSLTVSAPITVAKNENDVTVSRPNDSREARSLHGLTRTLINNMIIGVTEGYEKKLEIHGTGYRVQAKGADLELALGYSHPVKVEAVEGITYSVEGNNKITVAGIDKQHVGEVAANIRKLRKTEPYKGKGIRYAGEIIRRKVGKAGK
- the rpsH gene encoding 30S ribosomal protein S8, producing the protein MSMTDPVADMLTRLRNANSAYHDTVSMPSSKLKVRIANILKEQGYIASFEEVAAEVGKTLTITLKYGPTRERSIAGVRRISKPGLRVYAKSTNLPHVLGGLGIAILSTSSGLLTDRQAAKKGVGGEVLAYVW
- the rplE gene encoding 50S ribosomal protein L5 codes for the protein MTEAATKIQPRLKAKYNAEIRPALQEQFNYANPMQVPSLTKVVVNMGVGEAAKDSKLIEGAVKDLTAITGQKPVITRARKSIAQFKLREGMPIGTHTTLRNDRMWEFVDRLITLALPRIRDFRGLSDRQFDGNGNYTFGLTEQSMFHEIDQDKIDRVRGMDITVVTTAKTDDEGRALLKALGFPFKTNN
- the rplX gene encoding 50S ribosomal protein L24 is translated as MGAKIKKGDLVQVISGKDRGLQGKVLKVITESNRVLVEGVNRVTKHTKAGQNENGSTTGGIEVVEAPVHVSNVAVVDPETKKPTRVGFREETVEKNGVSKTVRVRFAKASGKDL
- the rplN gene encoding 50S ribosomal protein L14 encodes the protein MIQQESRLKVADNTGAKEILTIRVLGGSKRRYASIGDTIVATVKDAIPGGNVKKGDVVKAVVVRTKKEIRRADGSYIKFDENAAVILKNEGEPRGTRIFGPVGRELRDKKFMKIVSLAPEVL
- a CDS encoding endonuclease/exonuclease/phosphatase family protein yields the protein MTKNRPRPPFTYLWAILILLSCAVGALPYIPWLASGWTPRLQAFQPWALIAVAFVVIFALIRRRWIAAVIVAVLLIAGVVPNLAMPSKQQASASDTGARITVFSFNALKAGADSKELATNIKATNPDVLVLVETSESLHDRLRAQGALVSLKYRSSQVTTGGERDTVVFSRYPLKERDAALGPQATDWYGMPVVDIASPLGDLTVVGVHVYPPLGSATRWGTGLDALKQFLDQQTGKPVILAGDYNSTRTHPQFRKLTSVMDEEPSLFPQSTWPADRNVPALVGIDHVLSRGFEPLAQETLHIQGSEHLAIKATLGLVAGE